Within the Candidatus Melainabacteria bacterium genome, the region ATTAAAATTGTTTTAAAAACCTTATATCTCCAGTAAAGAAGTATCTGATGTCTGGAATCTTATACTTTAGCATTGTAAATCTTTCTAATCCTAATCCAGCAGCAAATCCAATCCACTCATTAGGATTAATATCTACTGCAAGTAAAACATTTGGATCTACCATTCCACAGCCAAGCAATTCTAAGAAGCCTCTATTTCCACAAGTAGTACACCCAGCTCCATCACAAAATGGACACTCTGCATCAAGCTCAGCACTTGGCTCTGTAAAAGGGAAGAAGTCAGGCCTAAATCTTGTTTTAATTTCTTTTCCAAAAAATTTATTTGTAAACTCATTTAAAACCCATTTCATATTTCCAAAAGTTAGTTCTTTTTCTACTGCTAATATTTCAAGCTGATGAAAAAATGGCATTTTTCTAGCGTTAATTTCTTCATTTCTATAAACTCTTCCATGAGCTAGAACTCTGAGTGGCGGCTTCATTTTTTCCATTGTTCTGATTTGAACAGTAGATGTGTGACTACGTAAGAGAACATGTGGTGCAACATTTGTGTAAAAAGTATCTTGTTCATCTCTTGCAGGGTGATCAGGAGGAGTATTTAAAGCAGTAAAATTATAAAAATCTGTTTCTACTTCTGGTCCCTGAAC harbors:
- the pheS gene encoding phenylalanine--tRNA ligase subunit alpha, yielding MINTLEDAIKKLKGEIESDLVKVIDSKTLESFRIKYLGEKSFITTERKNLKNIPQDERPGYGKLLNDLTEYIKNLYDNKKQFIEDKELEEKLSKHTFDITLPGIPHEAGHEHPLSLVTEEIIDIFHGMGFSTVQGPEVETDFYNFTALNTPPDHPARDEQDTFYTNVAPHVLLRSHTSTVQIRTMEKMKPPLRVLAHGRVYRNEEINARKMPFFHQLEILAVEKELTFGNMKWVLNEFTNKFFGKEIKTRFRPDFFPFTEPSAELDAECPFCDGAGCTTCGNRGFLELLGCGMVDPNVLLAVDINPNEWIGFAAGLGLERFTMLKYKIPDIRYFFTGDIRFLKQF